A window of the Miscanthus floridulus cultivar M001 chromosome 14, ASM1932011v1, whole genome shotgun sequence genome harbors these coding sequences:
- the LOC136503523 gene encoding uncharacterized protein — AARIVVGVVLAVVQMLVFGIVLCPLAVLYMLGMYLSSGISLWRLIQHDYGNPDGGANLKPALNVLYSLAVAQGVVYGYRSIYDLAARTGLVEVVAKDYSLERDLVSQYLDETVAGCMKDPSFARGRNLVTYAVELLMESKSRYDYVSGILILSTVTPWSEQSGLIKQLLTGSASFSHVFQRLLETFGPTSPYSTEIRVRAARIVATVAGSIRLDQLPQGKMIECISSLLDTFEEYSWRPEGYERRRDVPKEYERDWLLDGEELSYSFKVDAPPRATDESDSRNPLQGYRDLVVQGLRILRKVAVNENNCRVISNTEGLVSKTMAHLTSDKLHMDHHDEWYSIAEESLEFMNRFMATLGAGTETTNLTSEISSSSQAAIMRTLGCHKCDVLLKRKATQVLLHRPLVDIHTPPSIVPGASSSKIFVWILLHIFLLPDYHFVGRICDATHLLKKSSYTTRLAGEKMQAMISSITEASDTNTSMLPSVVYVIGSLARTVAGAENNAHRIDAAMILGDLCRYYTKDDENLKELKKSVANVMEEVLKEIVHWLMTTEGKQVVREANNGGNVLLTEDGLDLEQGGVPHDNDNGQESSSTPHQQKGEQHQGLSELQQALLGLCCAVTIKWIDKDQDLTSQFNEIAAKICSGQRMPHKTFKELVDYKTVPADSWWRCLLRRGHRSSKT, encoded by the exons GCTGCACGCATCGTGGTAGGAGTTGTTTTAGCAGTTGTCCAAATGCTGGTGTTTGGTATAGTCTTGTGTCCTCTGGCAGTTCTGTATATGCTTGGGATGTATCTCTCTTCTGGAATTTCTTTATGGCGTCTCATACAACATGACTATGGTAATCCCGATGGAGGCGCCAACCTAAAGCCAGCGCTCAATGTCTTATACTCCTTAGCCGTAGCCCAAGGTGTGGTTTACGGCTACAGGTCCATCTATGATTTAGCGGCAAGAACCGGACTAGTGGAAGTAGTGGCCAAAGATTATTCACTAGAGAGAGACTTAGTTTCGCAGTACCTAGATGAAACTGTGGCAGGATGTATGAAGGATCCATCATTTGCGAGAGGAAGGAATCTCGTCACATATGCAGTGGAGTTGTTGATGGAATCTAAGTCAAGGTACGACTACGTTTCTGGGATCCTGATTCTTAGCACAGTAACTCCCTGGAGCGAACAGTCAGGTCTTATAAAACAACTACTGACTGGATCAGCATCCTTCAGCCATGTGTTCCAGCGACTGCTAGAGACATTTGGTCCGACAAGCCCATATAGCACAGAGATCAGGGTGCGAGCTGCTAGGATAGTGGCAACTGTTGCTGGCAGCATCCGTTTGGACCAGTTACCTCAAGGCAAGATGATTGAGTGCATATCATCCCTGCTCGACACATTTGAGGAATACAGTTGGCGACCTGAGGGATATGAGCGACGTCGGGATGTACCCAAGGAGTACGAGCGGGACTGGCTGCTAGATGGAGAGGAGCTGTCGTACAGTTTCAAAGTCGACGCACCTCCAAGAGCAACGGATGAAAGTGACAGTCGTAACCCGCTCCAGGGCTATAGAGATCTGGTGGTGCAAGGCCTCCGTATCCTCCGGAAGGTTGCTGTGAACGAGAACAACTGCAGAGTCATAAGCAACACTGAAGGTCTGGTATCCAAGACGATGGCGCACCTAACCTCAGACAAGCTCCACATGGACCATCATGATGAATGGTACAGCATAGCAGAGGAATCGCTAGAATTCATGAATCGGTTCATGGCTACTCTAGGAGCAGGGACCGAAACAACAAACCTGACAAGTGAGATCTCAAGCAGCAGCCAAGCAGCGATCATGAGAACCCTGGGGTGCCACAAATGTGATGTGTTGCTGAAAAGAAAAGCCACACAGGTCCTCTTACACCGCCCTCTGGTGGATATACATACACCGCCCTCCATTGTGCCTGGTGCAAGCAGCAGCAAAATATTCGTATGGATACTTCTGCACATTTTTCTTCTGCCAGATTATCACTTTGTTGGCAGGATATGCGATGCCACTCATTTGTTAAAAAAGAGTAGCTACACCACAAGATTAGCAGGTGAGAAGATGCAGGCCATGATATCTTCGATAACGGAGGCAAGTGAcacga aCACGAGTATGCTACCATCAGTTGTTTATGTTATTGGCAGCCTCGCCAGAACAGTTGCAGGTGCCGAAAACAATGCACACAGAATAGATGCAGCAATGATCCTGGGGGATCTTTGTCGATATTACACCAAGGATGATGAAAATCTCAAGGAGCTGAAGAAATCCGTCGCCAATGTGATGGAAGAG GTACTCAAAGAAATTGTCCATTGGCTCATGACGACTGAAGGAAAACAAGTTGTAAGAGAAGCAAACAACGGCGGTAACGTTCTTCTGACAGAGGACGGCCTGGACTTAGAACAAGGTGGTGTTCCGCATGATAATGATAATGGACAGGAAAGCAGCTCTACCCCTCATCAACAAAAGGGTGAGCAACACCAGGGACTAAGCGAACTGCAGCAGGCCTTGCTAGGCTTGTGCTGCGCGGTAACAATCAAATGGATTGATAAAGACCAAGATTTGACCAGTCAGTTCAACGAGATCGCAGCCAAGATATGTTCGGGACAGAGGATGCCTCACAAGACTTTCAAAGAACTTGTGGATTATAAGACTGTTCCGGCTGATTCGTGGTGGCGCTGTTTGCTGAGAAGAGGACATCGCAGCTCCAAAACCTGA